A window of Parambassis ranga chromosome 10, fParRan2.1, whole genome shotgun sequence contains these coding sequences:
- the LOC114442882 gene encoding HRAS-like suppressor 3 — MDHEEKYVEPNPGDLIEFKRGIYQHWAVYVGDGFIVHLVPPCAGAGSGSVMAVVVDRAMVKKEKLTDVVGNDKCRINNSLDQECNPRPAQVIVKEACGLVGNELPYSITGQNCEHFVNELRYGKAESRQVHKATTVGILTAVGALLLGLGTALSRFLFGGSKKQNKNTE; from the exons ATGGATCATGAAGAAAAG TATGTGGAACCAAACCCTGGAGACTTGATTGAGTTCAAACGTGGTATCTATCAGCACTGGGCCGTGTATGTTGGCGATGGCTTCATTGTACATTTGGTGCCTCCCT GTGCTGGTGCAGGCTCCGGCAGCGTGATGGCTGTCGTTGTTGACAGAGCCATGGTGAAGAAAGAGAAACTGACAGATGTGGTGGGAAATGACAAGTGTAGAATCAACAACAGCCTGGATCAAGAATGCAACCCACGTCCTGCTCAGGTCATTGTGAAGGAGGCCTGTGGGTTAGTGGGCAACGAGCTGCCGTACAGCATCACAGGGCAGAACTGTGAACACTTTGTCAATGAGCTGCGCTATGGCAAGGCTGAATCCCGGCAG GTGCATAAGGCGACCACAGTTGGAATCCTGACTGCTGTGGGTGCATTACTGTTGGGTCTGGGGACAGCCCTCAGCAGATTTCTGTTTGGGggcagcaaaaaacaaaacaagaacacagaGTGA
- the LOC114442885 gene encoding HRAS-like suppressor 3, with protein MDHEEKSVKLKPGDLIEIDRGIYQHWAVYVGDGFVVHLASTSEGPGAGSMSVFTDRAMVKKEKLTDVLGNDKCRINNSLDEKYHPHPAQVIVKEACGWVGRVLPYSITGQNCEHFVNELRYGKAESRQVQQAGQVLLSVVLVTAFVGVAALLLGSLGGNEENRNKK; from the exons ATGGATCATGAAGAAAAG TCTGTAAAGCTAAAGCCTGGAGACTTGATTGAGATCGATCGTGGTATCTATCAGCACTGGGCCGTGTATGTTGGTGATGGCTTCGTTGTACATTTGGCATCTACCT CTGAAGGTCCTGGTGCAGGCTCGAtgtctgtctttactgacaGAGCCATGGTGAAGAAAGAGAAACTGACAGATGTATTGGGAAATGACAAGTGTAGAATCAACAACAGCCTGGATGAAAAATACCACCCACATCCTGCTCAGGTCATCGTGAAGGAGGCCTGTGGGTGGGTGGGCAGAGTGCTGCCGTACAGCATCACAGGGCAGAACTGTGAACACTTTGTCAATGAGCTGCGCTACGGAAAGGCCGAGTCCAGACAG GTGCAGCAGGCAGGCCAAGTACTTCTGAGCGTTGTCTTAGTTACAGCTTTTGTTGGTGTTGCTGCTTTACTGTTAGGATCGCTGGGTGGTAATGAAGAAAACAGGAACAAAAAGTGA
- the scyl1 gene encoding N-terminal kinase-like protein isoform X2: MWSFFARDPIKDFAYEILPDSQEKSGIWTLHRGKRKTSGEPVSVFVYEVSQGTDQQTQLAKAAFKRMKTLRHPNILAYVDGLETDKSLYLVTEQVTPLAVHLKAQAEKGGSGELEVSWGLHQIVKALSFLVNDCHLLHHNLGIWAVFVDRAGEWKLGALDHVAPEQGDPSGVSLPAPKAVYPDMEKYDPPEMSNSSGEKWAGEVWRLGCLIWEVFNGPLPRTSSLRSLGKIPKTLVPHYCELVGANPRARPNPARFLQNCRAPGGFLSNSFVESNLFLEEIQIKEPAEKQQFFQDLSDNLDSFPEDFCKHKVLPQLLTAFEFGNAGAVVLTPLFKVGKFLSAEEYQQKIIPVIVKMFSSTDRAMRIRLLQQMEQFIQYLNEAAVNSQIFPHVVHGFTDTNPAIREQTVKSMLLLAPKLNETNLNQELMRHFARLQARDEQGPIRCNTTVCLGKIASYLNTGTRQRVLISAFSRATKDPFPASRSAGVLGFAATHNYYSVTEIAGRILPTLCAITVDPDKGVRDQAFKAIKSFLSKLETVSEDPAKLAEIEKDVAASAQPAGSSSTWAGWAVTGMSSLTSKLIRNTPGTEGGATPEGGEPASTTDSTPAADGAPAPDSEDKTPQASLSHHAASSRANQSQNLAVTDNDHEPAGDRWDDEEDWGSLEDPEKAHTEPDDWNNDWSGIASSKKKASDRGVGRSSASMAVKKQSSDWSSSGWDADDSWSNEKDGQGQSSAGEEGWGNDWGEEDTDTADKTLPLPEGVRLASEYNWDSSNAVKGASQNDLFASVSQRNTASTAGTTTGDGWSAEATGDWGTEESWESVEGSQSLSKAELSKKKREERRKELEAKRAERKAAKGPLKLGARKLD, translated from the exons CACCGGGGCAAGCGAAAG ACCAGCGGAGAGCCGGTCTCTGTATTTGTGTACGAGGTGTCCCAGGGAACCGACCAGCAGACCCAGCTAGCCAAGGCTGCGTTCAAACGTATGAAAACCCTGCGTCACCCTAACATCCTGGCCTATGTGGATGGTTTGGag ACAGACAAGAGTCTGTACCTGGTTACTGAGCAGGTGACACCACTGGCAGTTCACCTGAAGGCCCAAGCAGAGAAAGGTGGTTCTGGGGAGCTGGAGGTCTCGTGGGGACTGCACCAAATAGTG AAAGCTCTCAGTTTTCTGGTCAATGACTGCCACCTGCTTCATCACAACTTGGGCATATGGGCTGTTTTTGTGGATCGAGCTGGAGAGTGGAAGCTTGGGGCCCTTGACCATGTCGCCCCTGAGCAGGGTGATCCAAGCGGGGTCTCACTCCCCGCACCGAAGGCTGTTTATCCAGACATGGAGAAATATGACCCCCCAGAGATGTCCAATAGCAGTGGAGAGAAATG GGCAGGGGAGGTGTGGCGACTAGGCTGTCTGATTTGGGAGGTGTTCAATGGGCCGTTACCTCGCACATCCTCCCTTCGTTCGCTTGGAAAG atcccTAAGACCCTGGTCCCTCACTACTGTGAGCTGGTTGGGGCCAATCCTCGGGCTCGGCCAAACCCAGCCCGTTTTCTCCAAAACTGTAGAGCCCCAGGGGGATTCCTCAGCAACAGCTTTGTGGAAAGCAACCTGTTCCTGGAAGAGATTCAG ATCAAGGAGCCAGCTGAAAAGCAGCAGTTCTTTCAGGATCTGAGTGACAACCTGGACTCCTTCCCTGAAGACTTCTGCAAACACAAGGTCCTTCCTCAACTGCTTACTGCCTTTGAGTTTGGCAATGCTGGTGCAGTTGTCCTTACACCTCTCTTTAAG GTGGGAAAGTTCCTGTCAGCAGAAGAATACCAGCAGAAGATCATCCCTGTTATTGTGAAGATGTTCTCCTCCACAGACCGTGCTATGAGGATACGACTACTGCAGCAG ATGGAACAGTTCATTCAGTATCTGAATGAGGCTGCAGTCAATTCGCAGATTTTCCCTCATGTCGTTCATGGCTTCACAGACACCAACCCTGCCATCAGAGAACAGACTGTTAAG TCTATGTTGCTACTGGCTCCCAAGCTGAATGAGACCAACCTGAACCAGGAGCTGATGCGTCACTTTGCCCGGCTGCAGGCCAGAGATGAACAAGGCCCCATCCGGTGCAACACCACTGTCTGCCTGGGAAAGATCGCCTCCTACCTCAACACTGGG ACTCGTCAGCGTGTTCTGATTTCTGCCTTTTCACGAGCCACAAAAGACCCGTTTCCTGCTTCACGCTCTGCTGGTGTGCTGGGCTTCGCCGCTACACATAACTACTACAGTGTAACGGAGATCGCTGGCCGAATTCTCCCCACCCTATGTGCCATCACTGTTGACCCTGATAAGGGTGTCAGGGATCAG GCATTCAAAGCCATCAAGAGTTTCCTTTCTAAGCTGGAGACTGTGTCAGAAGACCCAGCCAAGCTAGCAGAGATAG aAAAGGATGTAGCAGCGTCTGCTCAGCCTGCTGGTTCCTCTTCCACTTGGGCTGGCTGGGCTGTAACCGGCATGTCTTCACTAACTTCTAAGCTCATCCGCAACACTCCAGGGACAGAAGGGGGTGCAACGCCTGAGGGTGGCGAACCTGCCAGCACCACCGACTCCACACCTGCCGCTGATGGAGCCCCTGCACCTG ATTCTGAAGATAAAACTCCacaagcctctctctctcaccatgCTGCCTCTAGTCGTgccaaccaatcacagaatCTCGCCGTCACAGACAATGATCATGAGCCGGCAGGAGACCGATGGGATGACGAGGAGGACTGGGGGAGTTTGGAG GACCCAGAGAAAGCTCACACTGAGCCAGATGACTGGAACAACGATTGGTCAGGAATAGCATCGTCTAAAAAGAAGGCCAGTGACAGAGGA GTTGGCCGGTCGTCCGCCTCCATGGCGGTGAAGAAGCAGAGCTCTGACTGGAGCAGCTCAGGCTGGGACGCCGATGACAGCTGGTCCAACGAGAAGGATGGCCAGGGTCAAAGCTCTGCGGGCGAGGAAGGCTGGGGCAATGACTGGGGAGAGGAGGACACGGACACGGCTGATAAGACACTCCCTCTGCCAGAAGGGGTGCGGTTAGCCAGCGAGTACAACTGGGACAGCAGCAATGCAGTGAAGGGAGCGAGCCAGAATGATTTGTTTGCCAGCGTGTcccagagaaacacagccagcaCTGCTGGCACCACG ACTGGAGATGGTTGGAGCGCAGAGGCAACAGGCGACTGGGGAACGGAGGAGAGCTGGGAGTCGGTTGAGGGAAGTCAGA gtctcagcaaGGCAGAGCTGTCCAAAAAgaagagggaagagaggaggaaagagctgGAGGCAAAGCGAGCCGAGCGCAAAGCTGCTAAAGGTCCTCTCAAACTGGGTGCACGCAAGCTGGACTGA
- the scyl1 gene encoding N-terminal kinase-like protein isoform X1, producing MWSFFARDPIKDFAYEILPDSQEKSGIWTLHRGKRKTSGEPVSVFVYEVSQGTDQQTQLAKAAFKRMKTLRHPNILAYVDGLETETDKSLYLVTEQVTPLAVHLKAQAEKGGSGELEVSWGLHQIVKALSFLVNDCHLLHHNLGIWAVFVDRAGEWKLGALDHVAPEQGDPSGVSLPAPKAVYPDMEKYDPPEMSNSSGEKWAGEVWRLGCLIWEVFNGPLPRTSSLRSLGKIPKTLVPHYCELVGANPRARPNPARFLQNCRAPGGFLSNSFVESNLFLEEIQIKEPAEKQQFFQDLSDNLDSFPEDFCKHKVLPQLLTAFEFGNAGAVVLTPLFKVGKFLSAEEYQQKIIPVIVKMFSSTDRAMRIRLLQQMEQFIQYLNEAAVNSQIFPHVVHGFTDTNPAIREQTVKSMLLLAPKLNETNLNQELMRHFARLQARDEQGPIRCNTTVCLGKIASYLNTGTRQRVLISAFSRATKDPFPASRSAGVLGFAATHNYYSVTEIAGRILPTLCAITVDPDKGVRDQAFKAIKSFLSKLETVSEDPAKLAEIEKDVAASAQPAGSSSTWAGWAVTGMSSLTSKLIRNTPGTEGGATPEGGEPASTTDSTPAADGAPAPDSEDKTPQASLSHHAASSRANQSQNLAVTDNDHEPAGDRWDDEEDWGSLEDPEKAHTEPDDWNNDWSGIASSKKKASDRGVGRSSASMAVKKQSSDWSSSGWDADDSWSNEKDGQGQSSAGEEGWGNDWGEEDTDTADKTLPLPEGVRLASEYNWDSSNAVKGASQNDLFASVSQRNTASTAGTTTGDGWSAEATGDWGTEESWESVEGSQSLSKAELSKKKREERRKELEAKRAERKAAKGPLKLGARKLD from the exons CACCGGGGCAAGCGAAAG ACCAGCGGAGAGCCGGTCTCTGTATTTGTGTACGAGGTGTCCCAGGGAACCGACCAGCAGACCCAGCTAGCCAAGGCTGCGTTCAAACGTATGAAAACCCTGCGTCACCCTAACATCCTGGCCTATGTGGATGGTTTGGag acagag ACAGACAAGAGTCTGTACCTGGTTACTGAGCAGGTGACACCACTGGCAGTTCACCTGAAGGCCCAAGCAGAGAAAGGTGGTTCTGGGGAGCTGGAGGTCTCGTGGGGACTGCACCAAATAGTG AAAGCTCTCAGTTTTCTGGTCAATGACTGCCACCTGCTTCATCACAACTTGGGCATATGGGCTGTTTTTGTGGATCGAGCTGGAGAGTGGAAGCTTGGGGCCCTTGACCATGTCGCCCCTGAGCAGGGTGATCCAAGCGGGGTCTCACTCCCCGCACCGAAGGCTGTTTATCCAGACATGGAGAAATATGACCCCCCAGAGATGTCCAATAGCAGTGGAGAGAAATG GGCAGGGGAGGTGTGGCGACTAGGCTGTCTGATTTGGGAGGTGTTCAATGGGCCGTTACCTCGCACATCCTCCCTTCGTTCGCTTGGAAAG atcccTAAGACCCTGGTCCCTCACTACTGTGAGCTGGTTGGGGCCAATCCTCGGGCTCGGCCAAACCCAGCCCGTTTTCTCCAAAACTGTAGAGCCCCAGGGGGATTCCTCAGCAACAGCTTTGTGGAAAGCAACCTGTTCCTGGAAGAGATTCAG ATCAAGGAGCCAGCTGAAAAGCAGCAGTTCTTTCAGGATCTGAGTGACAACCTGGACTCCTTCCCTGAAGACTTCTGCAAACACAAGGTCCTTCCTCAACTGCTTACTGCCTTTGAGTTTGGCAATGCTGGTGCAGTTGTCCTTACACCTCTCTTTAAG GTGGGAAAGTTCCTGTCAGCAGAAGAATACCAGCAGAAGATCATCCCTGTTATTGTGAAGATGTTCTCCTCCACAGACCGTGCTATGAGGATACGACTACTGCAGCAG ATGGAACAGTTCATTCAGTATCTGAATGAGGCTGCAGTCAATTCGCAGATTTTCCCTCATGTCGTTCATGGCTTCACAGACACCAACCCTGCCATCAGAGAACAGACTGTTAAG TCTATGTTGCTACTGGCTCCCAAGCTGAATGAGACCAACCTGAACCAGGAGCTGATGCGTCACTTTGCCCGGCTGCAGGCCAGAGATGAACAAGGCCCCATCCGGTGCAACACCACTGTCTGCCTGGGAAAGATCGCCTCCTACCTCAACACTGGG ACTCGTCAGCGTGTTCTGATTTCTGCCTTTTCACGAGCCACAAAAGACCCGTTTCCTGCTTCACGCTCTGCTGGTGTGCTGGGCTTCGCCGCTACACATAACTACTACAGTGTAACGGAGATCGCTGGCCGAATTCTCCCCACCCTATGTGCCATCACTGTTGACCCTGATAAGGGTGTCAGGGATCAG GCATTCAAAGCCATCAAGAGTTTCCTTTCTAAGCTGGAGACTGTGTCAGAAGACCCAGCCAAGCTAGCAGAGATAG aAAAGGATGTAGCAGCGTCTGCTCAGCCTGCTGGTTCCTCTTCCACTTGGGCTGGCTGGGCTGTAACCGGCATGTCTTCACTAACTTCTAAGCTCATCCGCAACACTCCAGGGACAGAAGGGGGTGCAACGCCTGAGGGTGGCGAACCTGCCAGCACCACCGACTCCACACCTGCCGCTGATGGAGCCCCTGCACCTG ATTCTGAAGATAAAACTCCacaagcctctctctctcaccatgCTGCCTCTAGTCGTgccaaccaatcacagaatCTCGCCGTCACAGACAATGATCATGAGCCGGCAGGAGACCGATGGGATGACGAGGAGGACTGGGGGAGTTTGGAG GACCCAGAGAAAGCTCACACTGAGCCAGATGACTGGAACAACGATTGGTCAGGAATAGCATCGTCTAAAAAGAAGGCCAGTGACAGAGGA GTTGGCCGGTCGTCCGCCTCCATGGCGGTGAAGAAGCAGAGCTCTGACTGGAGCAGCTCAGGCTGGGACGCCGATGACAGCTGGTCCAACGAGAAGGATGGCCAGGGTCAAAGCTCTGCGGGCGAGGAAGGCTGGGGCAATGACTGGGGAGAGGAGGACACGGACACGGCTGATAAGACACTCCCTCTGCCAGAAGGGGTGCGGTTAGCCAGCGAGTACAACTGGGACAGCAGCAATGCAGTGAAGGGAGCGAGCCAGAATGATTTGTTTGCCAGCGTGTcccagagaaacacagccagcaCTGCTGGCACCACG ACTGGAGATGGTTGGAGCGCAGAGGCAACAGGCGACTGGGGAACGGAGGAGAGCTGGGAGTCGGTTGAGGGAAGTCAGA gtctcagcaaGGCAGAGCTGTCCAAAAAgaagagggaagagaggaggaaagagctgGAGGCAAAGCGAGCCGAGCGCAAAGCTGCTAAAGGTCCTCTCAAACTGGGTGCACGCAAGCTGGACTGA